One genomic region from Sphingomicrobium aestuariivivum encodes:
- a CDS encoding DUF3617 domain-containing protein codes for MRHVVTATLALALAACGNNDGEVRDTDGDGVISAEEVEAQLGDAMASGSFMQAGEWESRITIEDVSMPGMTDDMAAMMQDMMGNRTYSTCLTPEQVEQPDERFFAGTDNDCAYNRFALKDGRIDAQMTCSVEGQTQVMEMSGQYGEESYDLTMRATSESEGGMNMTMRVSAERVGDCKQSAA; via the coding sequence ATGCGTCACGTCGTCACAGCCACCCTCGCGCTGGCGCTCGCCGCCTGCGGCAACAATGACGGCGAGGTCCGCGACACCGACGGCGACGGCGTCATCTCGGCCGAGGAGGTCGAGGCCCAGCTCGGCGACGCGATGGCCTCGGGCAGCTTCATGCAGGCGGGCGAATGGGAAAGCCGCATCACCATCGAGGATGTCTCCATGCCCGGCATGACCGACGACATGGCCGCGATGATGCAGGACATGATGGGCAACCGCACCTATTCCACCTGCCTCACGCCCGAACAGGTCGAACAGCCCGACGAACGCTTTTTCGCGGGCACCGACAATGACTGCGCCTACAACCGCTTCGCATTGAAGGACGGGCGTATCGACGCGCAGATGACCTGCAGCGTCGAGGGGCAGACGCAGGTCATGGAAATGTCGGGCCAATATGGCGAGGAAAGCTACGATCTCACCATGCGCGCCACGTCCGAGAGCGAGGGCGGCATGAACATGACGATGAGGGTCAGCGCCGAACGGGTCGGCGACTGCAAGCAAAGCGCGGCCTGA
- a CDS encoding DUF3617 domain-containing protein, with the protein MKARILATATLALTLAACGGGDTAADEEVAEPVDTMLPGNFQLTSEVTDLSSTDGTDPVTSAEVGSSVTANVCVGEDGLLPAAAFGEEGDDCVIENPYVRRGKIRQALVCQREGQDGQIRLQVDADFTEDGIEGTVSTMTYFSGDGDYSMKRTLTGTRTGDCTEAEAEEDLEAEVAE; encoded by the coding sequence ATGAAAGCACGCATTCTCGCCACGGCCACGCTGGCCCTGACGCTGGCGGCCTGCGGCGGCGGCGACACCGCTGCCGACGAGGAGGTCGCCGAGCCGGTAGACACCATGCTGCCCGGCAATTTCCAGCTCACCAGCGAAGTGACCGACCTGTCCTCGACCGACGGCACCGATCCGGTGACCTCGGCCGAAGTCGGCTCCTCGGTCACCGCCAATGTCTGTGTCGGCGAGGACGGCCTGCTGCCCGCCGCCGCCTTCGGCGAGGAAGGCGATGATTGCGTGATCGAGAATCCCTACGTCCGTCGCGGCAAGATCCGCCAGGCGCTGGTCTGCCAGCGCGAGGGCCAGGACGGCCAGATCCGCCTCCAGGTCGACGCCGACTTCACCGAGGACGGCATCGAGGGCACGGTCAGCACCATGACCTATTTCTCGGGTGACGGCGATTATTCGATGAAGCGCACGCTCACCGGCACGCGCACCGGCGACTGCACCGAGGCCGAGGCCGAGGAAGATCTCGAGGCCGAGGTCGCCGAATAG
- a CDS encoding DUF3617 domain-containing protein, with protein MRILPFLAVSLLAAPLAAAAPPPPLAPGLWSVEARVVSVDSKQVPLLVRKMVEGRVETYERCVSPEEAAGKFEHVLVQKEASCRFAETDFADGRMRVRGRCTSDKGNMTIDLSGRHSGARFTATSRTHLQSPLGAVNVTTAHVGTRRGACPA; from the coding sequence ATGCGTATCCTGCCCTTCCTCGCTGTCTCCCTGCTCGCCGCGCCGCTTGCCGCCGCCGCGCCGCCGCCGCCGCTCGCCCCGGGCCTCTGGTCGGTCGAAGCGCGCGTCGTCTCGGTCGACAGCAAGCAAGTGCCCCTCCTCGTCCGCAAGATGGTCGAGGGGCGCGTCGAGACCTACGAACGTTGCGTCAGCCCCGAGGAAGCCGCCGGCAAGTTCGAGCATGTCCTCGTCCAGAAGGAAGCCAGCTGCCGCTTCGCCGAAACCGACTTCGCCGACGGCAGGATGCGCGTGCGCGGCCGCTGCACCTCGGACAAGGGCAATATGACCATCGACCTCTCCGGCCGCCATTCGGGCGCGCGCTTCACCGCGACCAGCCGCACCCACCTCCAAAGCCCGCTTGGCGCGGTCAATGTGACCACCGCCCATGTCGGCACCCGGCGCGGTGCCTGCCCCGCCTGA
- a CDS encoding carbonic anhydrase, translating into MKKLGPAIAALAVGGALIAAPLYAQDKGKDWNFGDGVTPERWSLVNGDYAMCDAGLAQSPIDLGSANARAHVEFDTAFGTANGVMAVSEEKVQVDFPRESNREMLGMMSGQTAFNLLQVHFHTPSEHAIDGKRYPLVAHFVHATDDGRLGVLGVMFAEGAANPELQKIVDGAAAGSGAAVALDLDPLVPDDLHVYRYMGSLTTPPCSEGVNWHVADRPLTASASQIAAMEAALGPSARSIQPTGNRLVTEPIR; encoded by the coding sequence ATGAAAAAACTCGGACCCGCGATTGCCGCGCTCGCCGTTGGCGGCGCGCTGATCGCCGCCCCGCTTTACGCGCAGGACAAGGGCAAGGACTGGAATTTCGGTGACGGGGTGACGCCCGAACGCTGGAGCCTCGTCAACGGCGACTATGCCATGTGCGATGCCGGCCTTGCCCAGTCGCCGATCGACCTCGGCAGCGCCAATGCCCGCGCCCATGTCGAATTCGACACCGCCTTCGGCACCGCCAATGGCGTGATGGCGGTCTCGGAGGAAAAGGTTCAGGTCGATTTCCCGAGGGAGAGCAACCGCGAGATGCTCGGCATGATGTCGGGGCAGACCGCCTTCAACCTCCTGCAGGTGCATTTCCATACCCCGTCCGAACATGCGATCGACGGCAAGCGCTATCCGCTGGTGGCGCATTTCGTCCATGCGACCGATGACGGGCGCCTCGGCGTGCTCGGCGTGATGTTCGCCGAAGGGGCGGCCAACCCCGAACTGCAGAAGATCGTCGATGGTGCCGCGGCCGGCAGCGGGGCCGCGGTCGCACTCGACCTCGACCCGCTCGTGCCCGACGACCTCCATGTCTATCGCTACATGGGCTCGCTGACGACGCCGCCCTGTTCGGAAGGGGTCAACTGGCATGTCGCCGACCGCCCGCTGACCGCCAGCGCGTCACAGATCGCGGCGATGGAGGCCGCCCTCGGCCCGAGCGCGCGCTCGATCCAGCCGACCGGCAACCGGCTGGTGACGGAGCCCATCCGCTAG
- a CDS encoding ribonucleoside-diphosphate reductase subunit alpha, whose protein sequence is MDLASSSDVTADDVTVSDSKKVHERRFKIETDPSRDAKLTEFGKETLKDRYLLPGESYQDLFARVASAYADDQKHAQRLYDAISNLWFMPATPVLSNGGTGRGLPISCYLNSVDDSLDGIVGTWNENVWLASKGGGIGTYWGSVRGIGEPVGLNGKTSGIIPFVRVMDSLTLAISQGSLRRGSAACYIDIHHPEIEEFLEIRKPSGDFNRKALNLHHGVLLTDEFMEAVRDGTDFDLKSPRDGTVRGSVNARNLFQKLVETRLATGEPYIVFADTVNNNMPKHHRDLGLKVSTSNLCSEITLPTGRDHLGADRTAVCCLSSLNLETWDEWNGNHLFIEDVMRFLDNVLSDYIARAPDEMARAKYSAERERSVGLGVMGFHSFLQARGLPFEGAMAKSWNNKIFKHIRAQADEASMMLAKERGPCPDAADMGAMERFSCKMAIAPTASISIICGGTSACIEPIPANIYTHKTLSGSWSVKNPHLEKLLTAKSKNSDQVWNSILEKGGSVQHLDFLSEDEKATFKTSFEIDQRWLLELAGDRAPMIDQAQSLNLFIPADVDKWDLLMLHFRAWELGIKSLYYLRSKSVQRAGFAGGVEADNTPEAAKYELPTTDYDECLACQ, encoded by the coding sequence ATGGATCTGGCATCGAGCAGCGATGTGACCGCCGACGACGTCACCGTCTCGGATTCGAAGAAGGTTCACGAGCGTCGCTTCAAGATCGAGACCGATCCCTCGCGCGATGCCAAGCTCACCGAGTTCGGCAAGGAAACGCTGAAGGATCGCTACCTCCTGCCGGGCGAGAGCTACCAGGACCTGTTCGCGCGCGTCGCCTCGGCCTATGCCGACGACCAGAAGCACGCCCAGCGCCTCTATGACGCCATCTCGAACCTCTGGTTCATGCCCGCCACCCCCGTTCTCTCGAACGGCGGCACCGGTCGCGGCCTGCCCATTTCCTGCTATTTGAACTCGGTCGACGACAGCCTCGACGGCATCGTCGGCACGTGGAACGAGAATGTCTGGCTCGCCTCCAAGGGCGGCGGCATCGGCACCTATTGGGGCTCGGTCCGCGGCATCGGCGAACCCGTCGGTTTGAACGGCAAGACCTCGGGCATCATCCCCTTCGTCCGCGTGATGGATTCGCTCACCCTCGCCATTTCGCAGGGCTCGCTGCGCCGCGGCTCGGCCGCCTGCTACATCGACATCCACCACCCCGAGATCGAGGAATTCCTCGAGATCCGCAAACCTAGCGGCGACTTCAACCGCAAGGCGCTCAACCTGCACCACGGCGTGCTGCTCACCGACGAGTTCATGGAAGCGGTCCGCGACGGCACCGACTTCGACCTGAAATCGCCCCGCGACGGCACCGTTCGCGGTTCGGTCAACGCCCGCAACCTGTTCCAGAAGCTGGTCGAGACCCGCCTCGCCACCGGCGAGCCCTATATCGTGTTCGCCGACACGGTGAACAACAACATGCCCAAGCATCATCGCGATCTCGGCCTCAAGGTCTCGACCTCGAACCTGTGCTCGGAAATCACCCTGCCGACGGGCCGCGACCATCTCGGTGCCGACCGCACCGCGGTCTGCTGCCTGTCGTCGCTCAACCTCGAGACGTGGGACGAGTGGAACGGCAACCACCTCTTCATCGAGGACGTGATGCGCTTCCTCGACAATGTCCTGTCGGACTATATCGCCCGCGCCCCCGACGAGATGGCGCGCGCCAAATATAGCGCCGAGCGCGAGCGTTCGGTCGGCCTCGGCGTGATGGGCTTCCACAGCTTCCTCCAGGCCCGCGGCCTGCCCTTCGAGGGCGCCATGGCCAAGAGCTGGAACAACAAGATCTTCAAGCACATCCGCGCGCAGGCCGACGAGGCCTCGATGATGCTCGCCAAGGAACGCGGCCCCTGCCCCGATGCGGCCGACATGGGCGCGATGGAGCGCTTCAGCTGCAAGATGGCGATCGCGCCGACCGCGTCGATCTCGATCATCTGCGGCGGCACCTCGGCCTGCATCGAGCCCATTCCGGCCAACATCTACACCCACAAGACGCTCTCGGGCAGCTGGTCGGTGAAGAACCCGCATCTCGAAAAGCTCCTCACCGCCAAGTCCAAGAACTCGGACCAGGTGTGGAACTCGATCCTCGAGAAGGGCGGCTCGGTCCAGCACCTCGACTTCCTCTCGGAAGACGAGAAAGCGACCTTCAAGACCAGCTTCGAGATCGACCAGCGCTGGCTCTTGGAGCTCGCCGGCGACCGCGCCCCGATGATCGACCAGGCGCAGAGCCTCAACCTCTTCATCCCCGCCGACGTCGACAAGTGGGACCTGCTGATGCTCCACTTCCGCGCCTGGGAGCTCGGCATCAAGTCGCTCTACTACCTCCGCTCGAAATCGGTGCAGCGCGCCGGC